In Odocoileus virginianus isolate 20LAN1187 ecotype Illinois chromosome 12, Ovbor_1.2, whole genome shotgun sequence, the DNA window CACCAGGAACACTCCTGGGAGTGGAACCAGCAGTACCTTCAGCAGCCGGCTCCTGACGTTGGCCACCAGGGCCTTGGTGCTGCGAGGCACTTTGGTGTTGATCAGCAGGATCTTCAGAGCTGGTGGCCTGTGGGGCAAAGAGGGTCCAAGgtgagcccaggacagggcagctgggccagggctgggggccctCCTGGACTCCGCCCCATCCTCACCCAGGGCAGGAAGCGGGGGCCCAGGGAGGTGAACTGGAGACAGGTCTGGGAAGCAGGGTTCCTGATGCCCAGTTGCGGGTGCCCACAGCCGCATCCCTGCTTTGGCCCCAAGGCAGACAGTTGTTTTCCCTTGGCTTGTGACTCGCTCCTCCATGCAGTCGTTTCGACCTCGAGTGAATGTGCAGACAGAGGGCCCGGCACGCGTGGAGTTAGAAGTTCAAAGGCGCCACCACCAAGGGTACAAGAAGGGGCTGAGGCTCTGTCCTGTGGGCCACCCCAGGGAGCTGGAGGGGAGGGTGCTGGAGAATCAAAAAGCCATGGGACCAGGGATGGGTCATAGATGGGGAGAGTCTGGTCCCCATGTTGTGAGCCTGTTCGTGCCCTGCCTCATTGGTGCCCAGACCTGGCAGGACCCCAGGTGTGGTCAGAGGGAGTCAGTCACACCCAGGTAGGAGAATGGATGCCCCAGGGCAGTCACGGTCAGCTGGCCCTCCAGCACCACCAGGCTGTCCTCACCTGCCCTCTGGGCTCTATAATCCCTCCTAAAACCACAGCCCCAATGGTCCTTGTGGTTGGCTGTCTTTGGAGACTTAAGCAACTGTTTCTTGTCATCTTGTCCTCCTTTCAGAGCACTGCCCCAAGGCTGGAGACAGGGGGTGGAGGACCTGAATGAGCTCTGGCCGGAGACAGCTGCAGACGGACAGGCCCCCAATacctttatttgcttttcttttcaccaATTGAGGCTGGAGGCTGTAAAATCCAGCAGGGCTGGGAAAGGCTGCCAGAAACCTGCTTGATCTCACCGCCCATAAGCCCATGAAATTAATATCGATTCTCAGCCTTGGAGGccggcttttcttttttttttttcactttacaaaaGATGAACATTCTATTTGGCTTTTCTCTTCCCTTAAAAGACAAGCCGTTCCTCAAAAGGGCAGCGTTCTGGGAGGCTGCGTCTTGATCCACTTGGCaaacaatgctttttttttttttttgagaagcacCATGCGTGGTTTGGGGGTAAAGGGCTTCTCCTTAAGCCATGGGCAGGATTAATGTGGAGTCTGGCCTCGCAGCTTCTCAGAGAACCTGCCATCTGCTCACCGCGGCGCACTCCAGCCGGCAACGAAGGTCGGTCGCTCgctctgtgtccccatctatcGGGGTGGGAGGAGTCTGGGTATCATGTCTTCATCTCTCTTAAATAAAGTCCTTTGCAAACGGGCCTGCTGCCAGCCCTGCCAGCCCCACAAAACTCAGGACTCCTGTGACATCCAGTGACCACCCCCTAGGGCCACATCCTCTAAGTGCTGTGTGATCTGGGCCGGGTGACATCCCCAAGCTCATcttatctccctcctccctggagCTCACTCCACTCAGCCATCCTGGCCTCTTAGCTGCTGTTCAACACGTCAGCCccactcctgcctcagggcctttgcacatgcatCTCTGCTGCCAGGGACCTGACCCCGGCCTTGGCACTCTGCTCAAATGCCATCCAGGCAGAGGGCTCCAGTTCCCTCCTTCACGTCTCAGCCGTTACTCTCCTTCTGTGTACTGAGGCCATGGGGATGGCCTGCCGTGTCCTTACAGAGACAACTGTCCAGGGATCATCTCCTCCCACAAAGTGGGGGCTCTGTGAAGGTGGGACTTTGGGTTCCCTGCTGAGACCCCAGCACCCGGTGGTTGTTCAGAGATACTTATGGACTGGATGGATGAATTCCGTCAGGAAGGAGTAAAAAGCACTTGGCAGATACCGTTTCTGTCATGGACTCTCATGCCTAGGACTCCCATTCTATAATTGAGAAGACAGAGGTCTTCAGGAAAGTGACTCACTTAAGGGCCCACAGCAGGcaaatggcagagccaggctcTAACTGGACCCTGGGACCCCAGAGCACCTGCTGCTCCCTGTCCCCCTGGAACTGCACACACTTTTGGGCCTCTCCCCCGCCTCCCATGCCCGGGAGACCCTCCATTGCTCACTCTTAATCACCCCTGCAGGCCATGCACCTGCCTGGCCACATCTGCACTGGTCTTCtgagcccagggcccagctcagGGCTTAGGATACAATAGGCTCACAGGAAAGAGACCTGCCCCTGCCCCATCAAGGACTCCCCAGATCTGCAGCCCGACGGTGACCTCCCTGCTGTCAGCCCCGGCAACTTAGAGCCCCAAGAACACCTTTGTTCCAGATCGACATCACGACTGTCTCCTCTGAGACCGTGGGCGGCGGGCGGACTGGGCCCAGACCCTCAGCCTCCCACCCTCACTCCTGATCTCACCACGTGTGGGTTCAGGCCACCCGGCAGGGCCACCTACCCTTGGGGACCAGACCTCCCGTCCCCTCCCCGCCATCGCTTCCACAAGCAGCCAGAGGAAGCTGCCCCACGCTCCTGAATGGCCCTGCTCCCTCCTCCGTGTGGTGCAGGGGTTGTCACTCGGGGGACTTGCCCTCCAGGGCCCGTGTGACAACATCTGGAGCTATCTTTGGTGGCTGCACTGGAGACGGGGGAGGGGCTACAGGCCTCTAGTGGGCAGAGCCCAGGGAAGCTACTAAACATCCCATGCTGCCCAGGACCGGTCCACCTGCAAGGAATTCTCCGGCCCCAAATGTCCACAGTGCTGAGGCTAAAGGAATGCTGACCTGGAGCCTCAGAAAGGCAGGTACGGCTTCTGGAAGCTGACAGACCAGGCGAGAGAAGAAGCTACAAGTGTAGAGAGAAGGGGTGCACACGATGGCCTGCCAGGCCCGAGCCCCGAATGCAGCAGCCCGACGGGAGGCAGCAGAGGTCCGGGACCTGCCGTCTGGCTGCCAAGAAGACCGTCCTGGCTACAGAAGGTGAGAGGCCCCGGGACCCTCAGAGTGTGGCAAGGCCCCCGCAAGGCAGCAGAGTGCCCTGGGACAACCATCATCCCCCACCCCCGTTGGATGGGGGAGGGTTCAGGGGCTCAGAGGGTTCCTCTGGCTGCAGGCTCACGCCCTGACCCTGACGGTCCCACCCTGAAAGCAAATAGAACAGAGGATACTGGCGTTTAATACACACATCTGTAATTCCAGTGCCtctgaaaggagggaggaaggaaatctACAACAGGCTGAAAGTTGCCAAACGTCCCTCCACTAGGCCTCCCATGAGCCTCCTGTGTGCTCCAGTCCTACTCAGACATGGTGGCATCACTATGGCAACTGCCACAGAGTCTTCTGGTGGCTcatgtgtgcatgtctgtctcTAACCACCCAGAACTACATCCGAGATCCATTTTTATACCAAGGGTCCTAGGGTAGGGTCAGCTGGAACACAGGAAGGAATCACTTCTTGTTCACTAaacggatggatggatgaagtgCTAACTGAAGGAGGGTCTGGGGGAACAGCCGCATTCTGGAAGCGGAATGGCCCAGCCTCGCCTGACCACCCTCTCTGATCTCTCGGCAACTTCAGAGCTGAAGTGGACAGGAAAGAGCAGGCTTCCTCGTGCCCACAGCCTGTGGGACCACGTGGGGGACCTGCTCCGGGTTCCTTCACAAAGAAATggggctccccctcccccatcagatGCAGAAGCTGCAGCTCCCCCagaattacctctttaaagatgaAATCTTCCCTTGTTGGTATCGGAGCGCTCCTCCTAAAGACAAGAACAGGTGGGTCAGAGTCACAGGAAAAGCTCTGCATCTGGGCCtcctgggagaggggctggaTTAGGGTTGGGGAGAGTGTCACCATAACAGACTCAGCCCCGTAACGGGGCATCTCAGCTTCAAGGACCAAAGGCCCAGGAGGGCGTGGAGGTGCTCCGTGCCCAGGACCGGGGGTCCCTCCCCTCCGTCCAGGCGTCCCTGGACAGGCCGCAGGGTGATGCAGTGGAGGTGGGGCCAGAGGGCGTCCAGCTGCAGTGAACAGGTGTCCTCAGAGGGGAGCCCGACTCGTGTGGTCTGCAGCCCCCATGGCAGTGGTTCCGCGGCTGCGCCCTCTGGATCCCCGGGGGCAGTGATCTCGCTGAAACCACGGCTTCCCAGGCCCTGGCCCACCCCCGGAGATTTGGATCGGGAAGGCGGGAAACCCTGAAGTTCCTGTCCCCCTCCATCAGGAAAATGCTATCCTCCGCAGAACGCACTGACTGTATGTTCATCCCAAACCACGGAGCCTGGGCGGCTACGCCTGTCACAGGAAtttctaaaaagaacaaaaactgagAACGCAGGCCCAAGGCAGCACCTACCCCAGGTGCTGACGGCGTTGTCCACTCCGGACGGGTTCCCGTGAATCACCCTCTCCCCTTGGAAGGCCCACTTGTTAATTAACTCCAAGTTCTGCTCGGTCCACctgaaggagacacagagattCGTCCCTACTGTCcttggtgggggatggggagctgGAGGTCACTGAGGGTAGCAGAGGGCCGGGGTCACAGGGGCTTGCTGGAGACCAAAAGGCGAAGGGGTCTGGGCCCCAAACTCAGAAAGAAGACAGATAAACAGCTCCGAACCTCTCTGGCTAAAGAGCAGGCCCTGAAGAGCACTCCTGCCCGATGCAGCGGACAGACTTGAGGCTTGGAGTTCACGGGGCTCTGCTTTGCCTCTCGTGAGCTGAAAGACTCTGGGCCCCTTGCCGGCCCTCTCTGAGCTCCTCTCTACCCCTCTGGAGGAACGCAACTCCTGCCTCCTGAGCGTGTGGGCCCGTTGGCCCCAGCCCTCTCTGGATTCCTCCCCAGAAGGGGTGTGGACTCACCGTGACAGCGCGAGTATCACTGGAAAATCTGCGAGGCCCACATGCGGCCATGCGCTCAGCCCACCGTCCCGCCCTCTTCAGCTCTCGTGTCCCTTCTGTGCAGTCCCTGCCCTGAGACCCACAGAAGCTGCTGGGGCCGTGCAGCTGAGCTGTGGACTAAGCAGGGAGCTGGGCTGAACCCCATTCTGCCGCCAACTCACTGGGCGTCGCTGAGCAGCCGCGTCacctctgaccctcagtttcctccttcgGGAAACAGGGATAAAGGTGTCAAATCACAGAGGACATCATGGGATGGAAAAGCACACTGGTGCTCTGCAAAACACCCAGGGGACAGTGTGTATTCCACCTGGGGTCTCTGTCCTGGAGTCACTCCAAGCCCGGTCCACCCACTCCTTCGCTGTGgagccttgggcaagtcattcacCCTCTCTGAGGCTCTTTCCTCAAGGGTCAGATGAGGATTTTATGGACCTGAGACTCACCCAGTGGTTGTGAAGCTATGTTTAATAGTCAACACTGCTCAGAGCTACTGATTACCCAGGGCCAAGCACTGTGCTACAGGCTTCCCCTAATGCACCATGtgtaatcctcacaataacctctCAGGGAAGGTACAGTCACCACCCTCTTTCTTACAGAAGAGGACGCTGAGGCTCCGACGGGTGAAACAGCATCCCCAAGACCACGGTGCCACTCATGGTGACGTCGGAACCACATCCGCTCATCAGAGCCCAAGCTTATAACTACTGACCTTTGGGGTGCTGACGAGACTCGCTCACTTGTTCAATATacactgagcatctactatgtgcctgTGACTAAGCGCACACAGACGTGGTCCCTGACTACTTGCAGCCTTGGAGTCTAATGCAGAATGGATGTCAGGAAGTCACCGGTATTTAACTATAGCCTCCGAGAAGTGCAATGTCACTGGACAGAGTGCACCccattctgaaagggatggggagGCCTAAGGGACAAGGGGTGAGGGTCAGGGAGGCAAGATGTGGGGGCAGAGCTGTGTAGACTGTGCCATGCCTGGGACTGGACAAGAGCTGGCCCTTTCCAGGACCACAGATGAGCTGGGAGCGAGGTGGGGAAGGGGCACCTGAATGCAGCCTAGGGTCCGGTCCATTCAGCaaactgattctttcttctgattggaagacgctgggggcagggagggtgggggccAGGTCTGGTCTCCCTACCGGTTCTGAGAAGCAGTGATGGGTCttcaggggaggtgggggaacTAGGTGCAAAGAAGCAGGACAGGAAAGACCACACGCACACTTGGACACCCATCggcgtgcacatgcacacacacacccgcaaTCACCCTTATCTTTTGAAAGGCAGAGCCGGTCTGTGGGTCCGTGGGCAGATGTCTATTTGGGGGACCCAGGCCACCTGGCCTCCACTGCTCTGCTCTAGAATCAGCGATCAGCATGAGGTACTGAGCGGCGGTCCTGTCGCCTCTGTCCTGTGTCACCAACTTACCCTGGAATCAGCACGTGTCAAGGCTggaagctcccccacccccacccaagaATTCATCAGGTGCAGCCACTCCttctcagatgaagaaacagagcccCAGAGAGAAGTGAGTTCACAGGCAAATGTGACTGCGATTCCGGAAAAATGGCCCCCCCGCAGCTGCAATCGCTCATTACCTGTCAGATGCCTGCCAAGGCCATCTCCACCGGCCCCCACCCCCCTGGTATGTGAGCCCTTCAGAGCAGCCCTGGAGAATTCAGACTGGGAATCCTATCAACAGCCTTGGACCCACTGTGGCCACAGGGACCAAACTGAGCTTTGGACCTTGGCAAGCAGCACACCCTCCCCGACACAGCACAGCTGGGCCCACATGGCTGCTACTGGAAGCTCCCCAGCAAGAGGGCTCCCAGAGCCATGAGGGCCCAGGACAAGCCTTGGCAAGAAGCTGCCAGGCTGGATGCTGCGGCCTCATTCCTGACTCCCAGGACAAACTGCATTATCTGTGCTCGGACCGGTTTCTCAAGTTTCCCCAACTAAGAGAAACGGCCCACCGCAGCCCTGTCTGGACAAGCCTCGGTGACCCAGTGAGAACCGCAGAGGAGGTGCTACGACCTTGTGGGCCTGAAGATCAACAGGAGGGGAGACACCCTGACCGGACCGACGCTCCTTCTGTGTGTCCTTCTCAGCACGCTACTCTGTCTGTCATAACCATTTGGTATGACCTGGCAATGCCCCCTGGGTGTTGGTAGCACCGTTTACAGAAAATGACACTGAGTGAGGCTCCCTGTGGGGGGAGTGGGCTGGTCAGGGTCCCACAGTGAGCTGGTGACAAGGGTGATGGCTCATCTGATCCACTGCCCTCTACATCTGGGCTCAGGTTCTTTCTAAAAAACCACAGCATGGGAACCTAAAGGAGGCAAGGTCGGAATGAGGtggtggcggggagggggtggtggcaAAGAGCTCAAGTTCTTGATTCAGACCACCAGGTCCAGATCCCACTCCACCATCAGAAGCTGTGTGGCTGCCCTGCGCCTCAGCATGCCCAGCTGTAAGGGGCCCACAGGACAGATCTGACCTTGGAGAGCGGTGCCCAGGAGGGACAAGGAGCAGGGGGACGGCCTGATTACCTGCTGGCAGCCTCCCCATCCTTCAGCGGGTTTGGGATCTCCTCGCACGCGGTCAGGAGGGCGGCTGCCAAACACACGGAGTAGGCGGCACTGGAGCCCAGGCCGGCCCCGGTGGGCAGCTCCGACCACACAGTGATGTCCAGACTGGGCAGGGCTCTGAAACACACCGGGCGGCAGCGCTCTGACTCTCCACACGACCCCTTGGAGGGAGGTGCTGTcaccacccccattttacagatgaggaaactgaggcttgggaagGCTAAGAACCTCATTCAAGCTAGAAAGTGACCCGGGGTTTGAACCAACACTGTCTGACCCTCAGCCGCACGCAGCCCGTTCCCTGTATCATCCCGTGACACAACCTCAACAGGAATGTCCCTTTCTAGGAGCTGGCTTCCCCATGGGCAGACAACCCAGATCTTATCATAACACAGGCTTCACTCTGCTAATCACAGAGATCCCATGGAGCCTGTGGAACATGGAACAAGCGTGTCTCCCTGGCCATGGCACAGAGAAGCTACCCAGCAGATCCGAGAATGGACTCTGGCTTTGgttcaactgaactgaaaggccaGAGGCACTGTGAGTTAAAAAGGCaggtgttgtggggagggaggtgggaggggggttcaggatggggaacacatgtaaatccatggctgattcatatcactgtatggcaaaaaccactacaatattgtaaagtaattagcctccagctaatataaataagtgtggaaaaaaaaaagatcaaatgaggaaaaaaaaggcaGGTGTTGAACTGAAGAGAATGGAATTGATTTCCCCTCTCTCAGCACTTACTAACTAGCTATGTGGCCCAGAAAGTCTCTAACTATCTGGGTCCCAATTTCTCCCTGTGCAAAATGGAGAGGGTGTCCTTCTCGTGAGGTTGCTGTGAATATTGAAAgcagaacatatatatatatacacacacacatatatagagtCTAGCAAGGTGGGCATCCCTtgtaactcagtcagtaaagaatctgcctacaatgtaggagatctgggttcgattcctgggtcaggaagatcccctggagaaggaaatggcaacccactccagtattcttgcctggagaatcccatgcacagaggagcctggcaggctacagtccacggggtcacaagagtcggacacaactaagtgactaaaccaccaactaaacaaccaccagtATGGTGCCTGGAACGCAGCAAGGACAGCTGATGGGTATTCAGAGCCTGAAAGGCAGCCCATGTGTTGTCTAGCGGCCAAAACTTGGGCTCAATCTCAGGGGCGGCTgtacctgggctccctgccccaACGGCGCACATACCTCTGACCCCGGCAGATAGACAGGTACAAATAGAGGAAAGCCAGCACGGCCAGGCGCTCGGGGTCCACGCAGTCCTCGGGGAAGCCCGCCACCTCCTTCAGCTTCTCCACGTGCTCCGGGGTGAGCACCGCACCGTCACCGTGCCCTGTCACACAGGCAGCCAAGTGTACTCGGGGGGATGAGGAGGCCTCGGTGCTTTTATAGACACCAGAACACAAAGCAACTGAGCCACTCCAGGCATCAGAATCTGGACAGACGTGGACTCAGGGTCCGAGCACCACACCTGAGGCTGTAGGTGGACTCCAGGCTTGTGAGGCAGGCAAGCCTGGGTTTGGGTGGGTCCTGACTGTGCCAAAGACTGGTTTTTTGACCTTGAGTAGGGGACTTAATCtgtctgcacctcagtttccctgAGGGGTAAACAGAGGTAACAGGGTTATCTTCTCCCAGGATTGTTGTAGAGATAATAAAAAAGGTACAGAAAACCCTTAGCACAGCTCCTGGCATGTAGTAAGGGCTTAATTGCTAGTAGTTTtcaaacacacatgcatatacacgtgtacacacacacacatatcactcagaggcctgggtttgacctcCATGGTACAATATCAAAACTAAAGGccacga includes these proteins:
- the MVK gene encoding mevalonate kinase isoform X3, with translation MSSEVLLVSAPGKVILHGEHAVVHGKVALAVALNLRTFLRLQTHSNGKVGLSLPNIGVRRAWDVASLQLLDTSFLGHGDGAVLTPEHVEKLKEVAGFPEDCVDPERLAVLAFLYLYLSICRGQRALPSLDITVWSELPTGAGLGSSAAYSVCLAAALLTACEEIPNPLKDGEAASRWTEQNLELINKWAFQGERVIHGNPSGVDNAVSTWGGALRYQQGKISSLKRPPALKILLINTKVPRSTKALVANVRSRLLKFPEIVAPLLTSIDAISLECERVLGEMAVAPTPEHYLVLEQPTCEVGTLPPCYRHKHHDLKRMTFSEMFQLVSGSSLT
- the MVK gene encoding mevalonate kinase isoform X4 — protein: MSSEVLLVSAPGKVILHGEHAVVHGKVALAVALNLRTFLRLQTHSNGKVGLSLPNIGVRRAWDVASLQLLDTSFLGHGDGAVLTPEHVEKLKEVAGFPEDCVDPERLAVLAFLYLYLSICRGQRALPSLDITVWSELPTGAGLGSSAAYSVCLAAALLTACEEIPNPLKDGEAASRWTEQNLELINKWAFQGERVIHGNPSGVDNAVSTWGGALRYQQGKISSLKRPPALKILLINTKVPRSTKALVANVRSRLLKFPEIVAPLLTSIDAISLECERVLGEMAVAPTPEHYLVLEPTCEVGTLPPCYRHKHHDLKRMTFSEMFQLVSGSSLT
- the MVK gene encoding mevalonate kinase isoform X2, whose product is MSSEVLLVSAPGKVILHGEHAVVHGKVALAVALNLRTFLRLQTHSNGKVGLSLPNIGVRRAWDVASLQLLDTSFLGHGDGAVLTPEHVEKLKEVAGFPEDCVDPERLAVLAFLYLYLSICRGQRALPSLDITVWSELPTGAGLGSSAAYSVCLAAALLTACEEIPNPLKDGEAASRWTEQNLELINKWAFQGERVIHGNPSGVDNAVSTWGGALRYQQGKISSLKRPPALKILLINTKVPRSTKALVANVRSRLLKFPEIVAPLLTSIDAISLECERVLGEMAVAPTPEHYLVLEMIPHLILKQPTCEVGTLPPCYRHKHHDLKRMTFSEMFQLVSGSSLT